In Streptomyces sp. NBC_00569, a single genomic region encodes these proteins:
- the leuA gene encoding 2-isopropylmalate synthase, giving the protein MTTTHDWNPQQPGPMPYHRYRPHHERVDVPVRERTWPGARIERAPLWVPVDLRDGNQALAEPMDTGRKRRFFDLLVRTGFKEIEVGYPSASRTDFDFVRHLVTSGAVPDDVTPVVFTPARRDLIERTFASIEGLPRAVVHLYIPTSRVWRDVVLGRDRAQVWETVRDAAAHMARLADARPGAHIRFQFAPETFNLTEPDFVLEICDGLTELWDASPDRPVTHNLPATVEIATPNVYADQIEYMHRNLSRRDAVILSVHPHNDRGTGVACAELAVLAGAQRVEGCLFGNGERTGNVDLVTLAMNLYAQGVDPMVDFSDIDAVREVVEHCNRLPVHPRHPYGGDLVYTAFSGTHQDAISKGLAHHAAAAAAAGVPAQEARWDVPYLPIDPADVGRSYEAVIRVNSQSGKGGMAYLLATHHGVDLPARMRPEFARVVQEATDDSGHEATPKDLYELFRSTYLGPGRGAGHVSLTAWSTDGEGQAHRFVCTLQVGDRAGDFEGRGGGTLSAFVDALAAAGVGVDIVDFTEDAHGEEATAYAQCRADGVTAWGAGRDPSPLVASVQAVLAAVNRAVAAR; this is encoded by the coding sequence ATGACCACCACCCATGACTGGAACCCGCAGCAGCCGGGCCCCATGCCGTACCACCGCTACCGCCCGCACCACGAACGCGTCGACGTCCCCGTGCGGGAGCGGACCTGGCCGGGCGCCCGGATCGAGCGGGCGCCCCTGTGGGTCCCCGTCGACCTGCGCGACGGCAACCAGGCGCTGGCCGAACCGATGGACACCGGCCGCAAGCGCCGCTTCTTCGACCTGCTCGTCCGCACGGGCTTCAAGGAGATCGAGGTCGGCTACCCGTCGGCGAGCCGCACCGACTTCGACTTCGTACGCCACCTGGTGACGTCGGGAGCCGTCCCCGACGACGTCACGCCCGTCGTCTTCACGCCCGCGCGGCGCGATCTGATCGAGCGCACCTTCGCCTCGATCGAGGGCCTGCCGCGCGCGGTCGTCCATCTGTACATCCCGACCTCCCGCGTCTGGCGCGACGTCGTGCTCGGCCGTGACCGCGCGCAGGTGTGGGAGACGGTGCGGGACGCCGCCGCGCACATGGCGCGCCTCGCGGACGCCCGGCCCGGCGCTCACATCCGCTTCCAGTTCGCCCCGGAGACCTTCAACCTCACGGAGCCGGACTTCGTCCTGGAGATCTGCGACGGCCTGACCGAGCTGTGGGACGCGAGCCCCGACCGGCCGGTCACGCACAACCTCCCGGCGACGGTCGAGATCGCGACGCCGAACGTGTACGCCGACCAGATCGAGTACATGCACAGGAACCTGTCCCGCCGCGACGCCGTGATCCTCTCCGTGCATCCGCACAACGACCGCGGCACGGGCGTCGCCTGCGCCGAACTCGCGGTCCTCGCGGGCGCCCAGCGCGTCGAGGGCTGCCTCTTCGGCAACGGTGAGCGCACCGGCAACGTCGACCTGGTCACCCTGGCCATGAACCTGTACGCGCAGGGCGTCGACCCGATGGTCGACTTCTCCGACATCGACGCCGTACGGGAGGTGGTCGAGCACTGCAACCGGCTGCCCGTGCATCCCCGCCACCCCTACGGGGGCGACCTCGTCTACACGGCCTTCTCCGGGACCCACCAGGACGCGATCAGCAAGGGCCTCGCCCATCACGCGGCGGCGGCAGCGGCGGCCGGGGTCCCGGCGCAGGAGGCCCGCTGGGACGTGCCGTACCTGCCGATCGACCCTGCGGACGTGGGCCGCAGCTACGAGGCCGTGATCCGCGTCAACTCACAGTCGGGCAAGGGCGGAATGGCGTATCTGCTCGCCACGCACCACGGCGTCGACCTGCCGGCGCGGATGCGGCCCGAGTTCGCGCGGGTGGTCCAGGAGGCCACGGACGACAGCGGGCACGAGGCGACCCCCAAGGACCTGTACGAGCTGTTCCGCTCGACCTACCTGGGGCCGGGGCGCGGCGCCGGGCACGTGTCCCTGACGGCGTGGTCGACGGACGGCGAGGGGCAGGCGCACCGGTTCGTGTGCACCCTCCAAGTGGGCGACCGCGCGGGCGACTTCGAGGGGCGGGGCGGCGGGACCCTGTCCGCCTTCGTGGACGCGCTCGCGGCGGCCGGGGTCGGCGTCGACATCGTCGACTTCACCGAGGACGCGCACGGCGAGGAGGCGACGGCGTACGCGCAGTGCCGGGCCGACGGCGTGACGGCATGGGGCGCGGGCCGCGACCCCTCGCCGCTGGTGGCGTCGGTCCAGGCCGTCCTGGCGGCCGTGAACCGGGCGGTGGCGGCGCGGTAG
- a CDS encoding NADPH-dependent F420 reductase has product MKIGIIGAGNIGGNLTRRFTAAGHDVSVANSRGPETLRDLAAETGATPVTVAEAARGADVVVVTVPMKAVPGLPGDLLDDAPEGVTVIDTGNYYPQQRDGRIAAIEEGMPESRWTELQLGHPVVKVFNGTYAHELLDRPRPKGDPERIALPVAGDDDTAKTVVRGLLDGIGFDSVDTGGLDESWRQQPGTPVYGLAADADTVRKALAEASPERTAEWRA; this is encoded by the coding sequence ATGAAGATCGGCATCATCGGCGCCGGCAACATCGGCGGCAATCTCACCCGCCGTTTCACCGCGGCCGGCCACGACGTGTCCGTGGCCAACTCGCGCGGCCCCGAGACCCTGCGCGACCTCGCCGCGGAGACCGGTGCCACGCCGGTGACCGTCGCCGAGGCGGCCCGCGGCGCCGACGTCGTCGTGGTCACTGTCCCCATGAAGGCCGTCCCCGGCCTGCCCGGTGACCTCCTCGACGACGCGCCGGAGGGCGTCACCGTGATCGACACCGGCAACTACTACCCGCAGCAGCGCGACGGCCGGATCGCCGCCATCGAGGAGGGCATGCCCGAGAGCCGCTGGACCGAGCTCCAGCTCGGCCACCCGGTCGTCAAGGTCTTCAACGGCACCTACGCCCACGAACTCCTCGACAGGCCGCGCCCCAAGGGCGACCCCGAGCGCATCGCCCTGCCCGTCGCCGGCGACGACGACACGGCCAAGACCGTCGTACGCGGCCTGCTCGACGGGATCGGATTCGACTCCGTGGACACGGGCGGCCTGGACGAGTCCTGGCGCCAGCAGCCCGGCACCCCCGTCTACGGCCTCGCTGCGGACGCGGACACCGTCCGCAAGGCCCTCGCGGAGGCGTCCCCGGAACGAACGGCGGAGTGGCGCGCCTGA
- a CDS encoding EF-hand domain-containing protein: MADIEEARKAFQRFDADGDGFITAAEYKSAMAQMGDFNVTESVAEALIARQDANGDKVLSFDEFWANLNKA, encoded by the coding sequence GTGGCGGACATCGAGGAAGCACGCAAGGCGTTCCAGCGGTTCGACGCGGACGGCGACGGCTTCATCACGGCGGCCGAGTACAAGAGCGCGATGGCTCAGATGGGCGACTTCAACGTCACCGAGTCGGTCGCCGAGGCGCTCATCGCCCGGCAGGACGCCAACGGGGACAAGGTCCTCTCGTTCGACGAGTTCTGGGCGAACCTGAACAAGGCCTGA
- a CDS encoding L,D-transpeptidase: MTVAVLVGASACGGGGGDKKAGGDDEKAAGKPGVSASPTPAKPKGPPMLLETITPLNDAKVGVAMPISVVFTNPVAAKARASVEKHMKVSTSQPVAGAWHWFGDKRADWRPKTYWPAGTKVKIDADMKGVSNGNGRYGVHGYTHSFTVGDDVRADVSVTGHTMKVTKNGQAVRTLSINAGSAEFPTWNGTMAVIDKQEKVHMTSCSVGISCNKGSANYYDLTLPWDVHLTQSGTYVHYSTGDPNPGSGSARGSHGCVHLSLADAKWFYGQVKQGDPVTITGSPRAKAPADNGYAAFNLSWDQWLAGSGAGEGTTATL, encoded by the coding sequence ATGACGGTCGCGGTGCTGGTGGGCGCGAGCGCCTGCGGCGGCGGCGGTGGCGACAAGAAAGCGGGCGGTGACGACGAGAAGGCGGCGGGCAAGCCGGGCGTGAGCGCCTCGCCGACACCGGCGAAGCCCAAGGGGCCGCCGATGCTCCTTGAGACCATCACTCCGCTGAACGACGCCAAGGTCGGCGTGGCGATGCCGATCTCGGTGGTCTTCACCAATCCGGTGGCCGCCAAGGCGCGCGCCTCCGTCGAGAAGCACATGAAGGTCAGCACTTCGCAGCCGGTGGCCGGTGCCTGGCACTGGTTCGGCGACAAGCGCGCGGACTGGCGTCCGAAGACGTACTGGCCCGCCGGTACGAAGGTGAAGATCGACGCCGACATGAAGGGTGTCAGCAACGGCAACGGCCGCTACGGCGTGCACGGTTACACGCACTCCTTCACGGTGGGCGACGACGTCCGGGCCGACGTCTCCGTCACCGGGCACACCATGAAGGTGACCAAGAACGGCCAGGCCGTGCGCACGCTGTCGATCAACGCCGGCAGCGCCGAGTTCCCGACCTGGAACGGCACGATGGCCGTCATCGACAAGCAGGAGAAGGTCCACATGACCTCCTGCAGCGTCGGCATCAGCTGCAACAAGGGCAGCGCCAACTACTACGACCTGACGCTGCCCTGGGACGTCCACCTCACCCAGTCCGGCACGTACGTCCACTACTCGACCGGTGACCCGAACCCGGGCAGCGGCTCCGCCCGTGGCTCGCACGGCTGCGTCCACCTGTCGCTGGCCGACGCCAAGTGGTTCTACGGCCAGGTCAAGCAGGGCGACCCCGTCACGATCACGGGCTCGCCGCGGGCCAAGGCTCCGGCCGACAACGGCTACGCGGCCTTCAACCTGAGCTGGGACCAGTGGCTCGCGGGGAGCGGGGCGGGGGAGGGCACGACGGCGACCCTGTGA
- a CDS encoding helix-turn-helix domain-containing protein: MIDDGPRLLTIGQLSRRTGLSVRTIRYWSDVGALPPVGRSPGGYRLYDAQSLARLELIRTLRELGLGLDDVRSVVDGESDIASVAAAHVAALDAQIRSLRLNRAVLSTVAKRNSNAEEMALMNKLARLSAAERKQIIDDFMEQTFGGLDAADPDIRTRMRVMVPDLPDDPTTEQVDAWVELAELMQDPGFRAHMRSMIEFNAADRGPDVPPGSSLWFMSRLVQLAGEARERGVAPESPEAEEVLRGLLGAGADLAAVLERMEAAANADVARFRDLVSLVRGLETLPRHNEEFAWVVAALRARTAR, encoded by the coding sequence ATGATCGACGACGGCCCGCGGCTGCTCACCATCGGGCAGCTGTCCCGGCGCACCGGCCTGTCGGTGCGCACCATCCGCTACTGGTCCGACGTGGGCGCCCTGCCGCCCGTCGGGCGCAGCCCGGGCGGCTACCGACTGTACGACGCGCAGTCCCTCGCCCGGCTCGAACTCATCCGCACCCTGCGGGAGTTGGGCCTCGGCCTGGACGACGTACGCAGCGTGGTGGACGGGGAGTCGGACATCGCGTCCGTGGCCGCCGCGCACGTGGCGGCGCTGGACGCGCAGATCCGCTCGCTGCGGCTGAACCGGGCCGTCCTTTCGACCGTCGCGAAGAGGAACTCGAACGCAGAGGAGATGGCCCTGATGAACAAGCTGGCGCGGCTGAGCGCCGCCGAGCGCAAGCAGATCATCGACGACTTCATGGAGCAGACCTTCGGCGGCCTGGACGCCGCAGACCCGGACATCCGCACCCGGATGCGGGTCATGGTCCCCGACCTGCCGGACGACCCGACGACCGAGCAGGTCGACGCGTGGGTGGAGCTGGCCGAGCTGATGCAGGACCCGGGCTTCCGGGCGCACATGCGCAGCATGATCGAGTTCAACGCCGCCGACCGGGGGCCCGACGTGCCGCCGGGCAGCTCCCTGTGGTTCATGAGCCGCCTGGTGCAGCTCGCCGGGGAGGCACGGGAGCGCGGCGTCGCGCCCGAGTCGCCCGAGGCGGAGGAGGTGCTGCGGGGGCTGCTCGGCGCCGGCGCCGACCTGGCCGCCGTACTGGAGCGCATGGAGGCCGCGGCCAACGCAGACGTGGCCCGTTTCCGTGACCTGGTGTCCCTGGTGCGGGGCCTGGAGACGCTGCCCCGGCACAACGAGGAGTTCGCGTGGGTGGTCGCCGCACTGCGCGCTCGTACCGCCCGTTAA
- a CDS encoding YVTN family beta-propeller repeat protein, with the protein MTPRRTTAALIAATVLGALAGCSSEPKAHRAAEAIGTQGVKAVEPKPKPVDRGLPGMPPVLDPKDLYAADRPDKLSPVVKDFPSRVYVPNTESDTVSVIDPRTYKVIETIPVGRQPQHVVPSWDMKTLWVNNDKGNTLTPIDPKTGKVGRTVDVHDPYNLYFTPDGKYSIVMASLDRELVFRDAHTMKTVKTVPVSCYGVNHADFSADGRYFIVSCEFSGELLKVDTAKMKVVGQERLPFKGAMPQDVKISPDGKTFYIADMVANGMWVLDGKNFTTPELLPTGKGTHGLYVSRDSREMYISNRGEGTISIFDFAKKKLTDKWRLPDGGSPDMGGVSSDGKVLWLSGRYDSEVYAIDTRTGKQIARIPVGDGPHGLAVYPQPGRYSLGHTGIFR; encoded by the coding sequence ATGACACCGCGCCGCACCACCGCAGCACTGATCGCCGCCACCGTTCTCGGGGCCCTCGCGGGCTGCAGCTCCGAGCCCAAGGCGCACCGGGCCGCCGAGGCGATCGGTACGCAAGGGGTGAAGGCCGTCGAGCCGAAGCCGAAGCCGGTCGACCGGGGCCTGCCCGGCATGCCGCCCGTCCTCGACCCCAAGGACCTCTACGCGGCCGACCGTCCCGACAAGCTGTCGCCGGTCGTCAAGGACTTCCCGTCCCGCGTCTACGTGCCCAACACCGAGTCCGACACCGTCTCCGTCATCGACCCCAGGACGTACAAGGTCATCGAGACGATCCCCGTCGGCCGCCAGCCGCAGCACGTCGTGCCGTCCTGGGACATGAAGACGCTGTGGGTCAACAACGACAAGGGCAACACGCTGACGCCCATCGACCCGAAGACCGGCAAGGTCGGCAGGACGGTGGACGTGCACGACCCGTACAACCTCTACTTCACGCCCGACGGCAAGTACTCCATCGTGATGGCCTCGCTCGACCGTGAGCTGGTCTTCCGCGACGCGCACACCATGAAGACGGTCAAGACCGTGCCCGTCAGCTGCTACGGCGTCAACCACGCCGACTTCTCGGCCGACGGCCGGTACTTCATCGTCTCCTGCGAGTTCAGCGGCGAACTCCTCAAGGTCGACACCGCGAAGATGAAGGTCGTCGGCCAGGAGCGGCTGCCCTTCAAGGGCGCGATGCCGCAGGACGTCAAGATCTCCCCGGACGGCAAGACGTTCTACATCGCCGACATGGTCGCCAACGGCATGTGGGTCCTGGACGGCAAGAACTTCACGACCCCTGAACTCCTGCCCACCGGCAAGGGCACCCACGGGCTCTACGTCAGCCGGGACTCCCGCGAGATGTACATCTCCAACCGCGGCGAGGGCACCATCTCCATCTTCGACTTCGCGAAGAAGAAGCTGACCGACAAGTGGAGGCTGCCCGACGGCGGCAGCCCCGACATGGGCGGCGTCTCCTCCGACGGCAAGGTCCTCTGGCTGTCCGGCCGCTACGACTCCGAGGTGTACGCCATCGACACGCGTACGGGGAAGCAGATCGCCCGCATCCCCGTCGGGGACGGCCCGCACGGCCTGGCCGTGTATCCGCAGCCCGGCCGCTACTCGCTCGGCCACACCGGCATCTTCCGCTAG
- a CDS encoding ATP-binding protein yields MAGLEGIEQPRRHGSATAARWSPAVEDERALKALELFGNPAEAEVPLPSRPESAATARRLAQVVVLRHWGLSPKMTEDVVLLVSELVGNAVRHTGARIFGLRMVRRRGWIRVEVRDPSRGLPCLMPVHELDISGRGLCLVDKLSDRWGVDLLPRGKTTWFEMRVADR; encoded by the coding sequence ATGGCGGGGCTGGAGGGTATCGAACAGCCGCGGAGGCACGGGAGTGCGACCGCGGCGCGCTGGTCGCCTGCGGTCGAGGACGAACGGGCTCTGAAGGCACTGGAGTTGTTCGGGAATCCGGCCGAGGCGGAGGTGCCGCTGCCGTCGCGGCCCGAGTCGGCGGCGACCGCGCGCAGGCTCGCCCAGGTGGTCGTCCTGCGGCACTGGGGGCTCTCCCCGAAGATGACCGAGGATGTCGTGCTGCTCGTCTCCGAGCTCGTCGGCAACGCGGTGCGGCACACGGGGGCCAGGATCTTCGGGTTACGGATGGTCCGCAGGCGCGGCTGGATCAGGGTCGAGGTGCGGGATCCCTCGCGCGGCCTCCCCTGTCTGATGCCCGTCCACGAACTCGACATCAGCGGGCGCGGACTCTGTCTGGTCGACAAGCTCTCCGACCGCTGGGGCGTGGATCTGCTGCCGCGCGGCAAGACCACCTGGTTCGAGATGCGGGTCGCCGACCGCTGA
- a CDS encoding L-serine ammonia-lyase — protein MAISVFDLFSIGIGPSSSHTVGPMRAARMFARRLKNEGLLAHTASIRAELYGSLGATGHGHGTPKAVLLGLEGDSPRTVDVEKADDRVEAIKTSGKLSLLGVHEIPFSFDDDLVLHRRKALPYHANGMTIFAYDHEGALVLEKTYYSVGGGFVVDESVLAQEGATDENPIVPDDTVLKYPFRTGDELLRLAEETGLSISALMLENEKAWRTEDEIRSGLLDIWRVMQACVSRGMSREGILPGGLKVRRRAANSARQLRAEGDPMARAMEWITLYAMAVNEENAAGGRVVTAPTNGAAGIIPAVLHYYINFVPGADEEGVVRFMLSAGAIGMLFKENASISGAEVGCQGEVGSACSMAAGALAEVLGGTPEQVENAAEIGMEHNLGLTCDPVGGLVQIPCIERNGMAAVKAVTAARMAMRGDGSHKVSLDKVIKTMKETGADMSVKYKETARGGLAVNIIEC, from the coding sequence GTGGCCATCTCGGTCTTCGACCTGTTCTCGATCGGCATCGGCCCGTCCAGCTCCCACACGGTCGGCCCCATGCGGGCGGCCCGCATGTTCGCGCGCCGCCTGAAGAACGAGGGCCTGCTCGCCCACACCGCCTCGATACGGGCGGAGCTCTACGGCTCCCTCGGCGCCACCGGACACGGCCACGGCACCCCCAAGGCGGTCCTGCTGGGTCTGGAGGGCGACTCCCCCCGCACCGTCGACGTGGAGAAGGCCGACGACCGCGTCGAGGCGATCAAGACCTCCGGGAAGCTCAGCCTGCTCGGCGTCCACGAGATCCCGTTCAGCTTCGACGACGATCTGGTCCTGCACCGCCGCAAGGCGCTCCCGTACCACGCCAACGGCATGACGATCTTCGCCTACGACCACGAGGGCGCCCTCGTCCTGGAGAAGACGTACTACTCGGTGGGCGGCGGCTTCGTCGTCGACGAGTCCGTGCTTGCACAGGAGGGGGCGACCGACGAGAACCCGATCGTGCCCGACGACACGGTCCTCAAGTACCCCTTCCGCACCGGCGACGAGCTGCTCCGCCTCGCCGAGGAGACCGGCCTGTCCATCTCCGCGCTGATGCTGGAGAACGAGAAGGCCTGGCGCACCGAGGACGAGATCCGCTCCGGTCTCCTCGACATCTGGCGCGTCATGCAGGCCTGCGTCTCGCGCGGCATGTCCCGCGAGGGCATCCTGCCCGGCGGCCTCAAGGTCCGCCGCCGCGCCGCGAACTCGGCCCGCCAGCTGCGCGCCGAGGGCGACCCGATGGCCCGCGCCATGGAGTGGATCACCCTCTACGCGATGGCGGTCAACGAGGAGAACGCCGCCGGCGGCCGCGTCGTGACCGCGCCCACCAACGGCGCCGCGGGCATCATCCCCGCGGTCCTGCACTACTACATCAACTTCGTGCCCGGCGCCGACGAGGAAGGTGTCGTCCGCTTCATGCTCTCCGCGGGCGCCATCGGCATGCTCTTCAAGGAGAACGCCTCCATCTCCGGCGCCGAGGTCGGCTGCCAGGGCGAGGTCGGCTCCGCCTGCTCGATGGCCGCGGGCGCCCTCGCCGAGGTCCTCGGCGGCACCCCCGAGCAGGTCGAGAACGCCGCCGAGATCGGCATGGAGCACAACCTCGGCCTGACCTGCGACCCCGTCGGCGGCCTCGTCCAGATCCCCTGCATCGAGCGCAACGGCATGGCCGCCGTGAAGGCCGTCACCGCGGCCCGCATGGCCATGCGCGGCGACGGCAGCCACAAGGTCTCCCTCGACAAGGTCATCAAGACCATGAAGGAGACCGGCGCCGACATGTCCGTCAAGTACAAGGAGACGGCCCGCGGCGGGCTCGCGGTGAACATCATCGAGTGCTGA
- a CDS encoding GNAT family N-acetyltransferase, translating to MPGTVRNILDAAARGVFPPPDGGTTVVPQADHRDAGVLSFTAHSVVFTDEDPGWVHETLRGLDCDPLAATMNPRFLGALMERTGRRHDTTDLLTVAPALPGGPPVALKEIADPEHPRVARARLRRDDVRMWAADGGVLVLGRGVAGRWETAIEVDEEARHRGLGRLLAVSARHLVPDGGPVWSQQSPGNARSVRAFQAAGYRPVGAEALFTAPR from the coding sequence ATGCCAGGCACGGTGCGGAACATTCTGGACGCCGCGGCGCGAGGGGTCTTCCCCCCGCCGGACGGGGGCACGACGGTGGTGCCGCAGGCGGATCACCGGGACGCGGGTGTGCTGTCCTTCACCGCCCACTCGGTGGTGTTCACCGACGAGGACCCCGGGTGGGTGCACGAGACGCTGCGCGGCCTGGACTGCGATCCGCTGGCGGCGACGATGAATCCGCGGTTCCTCGGCGCCCTCATGGAGCGCACCGGGCGCCGTCATGACACGACGGACCTGCTCACGGTGGCTCCGGCGCTGCCGGGCGGGCCGCCGGTGGCCCTGAAGGAGATCGCGGACCCGGAGCATCCGCGGGTGGCGCGGGCGCGGCTGCGCCGCGACGACGTGCGGATGTGGGCGGCGGACGGCGGGGTGCTGGTCCTCGGGCGCGGCGTCGCGGGCCGCTGGGAGACGGCGATCGAGGTCGACGAGGAGGCGCGCCACCGGGGCCTCGGCCGCCTTCTCGCGGTGTCCGCCCGGCATCTGGTCCCGGACGGCGGACCCGTGTGGTCCCAGCAGTCCCCCGGGAACGCCCGCAGTGTGCGGGCGTTCCAGGCGGCCGGATATCGTCCCGTCGGCGCGGAGGCGCTGTTCACCGCGCCCCGGTAG
- a CDS encoding polysaccharide deacetylase family protein yields the protein MRQVTTTDRRGALRFGAGLTAAALTTGCSTAARDPVVAGHSASPARPARAAPAAPGPRRFPGQPAQIDHGPRNRPRVALTFHGQGDPAIAYALLKEAERAHARVTVLAVGTWLDEHPAVARRILDGGHDLGNHTLNHRDINTMSEARARAEITGCADRIRRLTGSIGTWFRPSRTQQATPLVVSLAAAAGYPHVLSYDVDSLDFTSPGAAEVTRKVTSQIREGSVVSLHFGYADTVAALPALLEDLDRRGLAAVTTTELLT from the coding sequence ATGAGGCAGGTGACCACGACCGACCGCCGCGGAGCCCTTCGCTTCGGCGCCGGACTCACCGCCGCCGCCCTCACCACCGGCTGCTCCACCGCCGCCCGCGACCCGGTGGTCGCCGGGCACTCCGCGAGCCCGGCCCGCCCCGCGCGCGCCGCCCCGGCGGCCCCGGGCCCCCGCCGATTCCCCGGGCAGCCCGCCCAGATCGATCACGGCCCCCGCAACCGCCCCCGCGTCGCCCTCACCTTCCACGGCCAGGGCGACCCGGCGATCGCGTACGCCCTCCTCAAGGAGGCCGAGCGGGCCCACGCCAGGGTGACGGTCCTGGCCGTGGGCACCTGGCTCGACGAGCACCCCGCCGTGGCCCGGCGCATCCTCGACGGCGGCCACGACCTGGGCAACCACACCCTGAACCACCGTGACATCAACACGATGTCCGAGGCCCGGGCGCGAGCGGAGATCACCGGCTGCGCCGACCGCATCCGCCGGCTCACCGGCTCCATCGGCACCTGGTTCCGGCCCTCGCGCACCCAGCAGGCGACCCCGCTCGTCGTGAGCCTGGCCGCCGCCGCCGGTTACCCGCACGTCCTGTCGTACGACGTCGACTCCCTCGACTTCACCTCGCCGGGCGCCGCCGAGGTGACCCGCAAAGTCACCTCGCAGATCCGCGAAGGCTCGGTCGTGAGCCTGCACTTCGGTTACGCGGACACGGTCGCCGCGCTGCCCGCCCTCCTGGAAGACCTCGACCGCCGTGGCCTGGCCGCGGTGACCACCACGGAGCTGCTGACATGA
- a CDS encoding glycoside hydrolase family 25 protein produces the protein MLRGIDVSSYQSTFDTEGQSFVFIKATEGRSYVNPRLTAQTKLARDGGCVVGFYHFLWPGNLTAQAEYFVSKAPEKSGDLLAVDWETTGEGTRASNAEKDRFIREVKRLRPHHRVLLYTNRNFWLTVDTTSYAGDGLWIADYTTAGKPRIKAAWKFHQYTDSPLDKDVAQFTSKGALRDWATP, from the coding sequence ATGCTGCGCGGTATCGACGTCAGCTCGTACCAGTCCACCTTCGACACGGAGGGCCAGTCGTTCGTCTTCATCAAGGCGACGGAGGGGCGTTCGTACGTCAATCCGCGGCTCACGGCGCAGACGAAACTGGCCCGCGACGGCGGCTGCGTCGTCGGCTTCTACCACTTCCTGTGGCCGGGCAACCTCACGGCCCAGGCCGAGTACTTCGTGAGCAAGGCCCCGGAGAAGTCGGGGGACTTGCTCGCCGTGGACTGGGAGACGACCGGGGAGGGCACCCGCGCGAGCAACGCGGAGAAGGACCGCTTCATCCGCGAGGTGAAGCGCCTGCGCCCCCATCACCGGGTGCTGCTCTACACGAACCGCAATTTCTGGCTGACCGTCGACACGACGTCCTACGCCGGTGACGGGCTCTGGATCGCCGACTACACGACGGCCGGCAAGCCGCGTATCAAGGCGGCCTGGAAGTTCCATCAGTACACGGACAGTCCCCTCGACAAGGATGTGGCCCAGTTCACGAGCAAGGGCGCGCTGCGGGACTGGGCCACCCCGTGA
- a CDS encoding FadR/GntR family transcriptional regulator has product MALGALRPSPLVEQAAERLREQIASGHWPVGTKLPGETTLAGELGVGRSTVREALRALAGAGLVRARQGAGVFVTADRPVEDWPARLRAAAVADVYEVRVLMEVQAARLAARRRTPEDVTAMRAALDARRATAEEGGAVFVDADIALHAAVVAAAHNPVLTDLFAEFAPALRQGLIDLLDLVDVRAAEAGHGDAAHTALVDAVASGDEDAAEREAREELAVMRGALARQD; this is encoded by the coding sequence ATGGCGCTCGGCGCGCTCCGTCCCAGCCCTCTGGTCGAACAGGCCGCCGAGCGGCTGCGCGAGCAGATCGCGTCGGGGCACTGGCCGGTCGGCACCAAGCTGCCCGGCGAGACGACCCTCGCCGGCGAACTCGGCGTCGGCCGCTCCACGGTCCGCGAGGCGCTGCGCGCTCTCGCCGGGGCCGGTCTGGTCCGGGCCCGGCAGGGCGCGGGCGTCTTCGTGACCGCCGACCGGCCCGTCGAGGACTGGCCCGCGCGGCTGCGCGCCGCCGCTGTCGCCGACGTCTACGAGGTCCGCGTCCTGATGGAGGTCCAGGCCGCGCGCCTCGCCGCACGCCGTCGCACCCCCGAGGACGTCACGGCGATGCGCGCCGCCCTCGACGCGCGCAGAGCGACGGCCGAGGAGGGCGGCGCCGTGTTCGTGGACGCCGACATCGCGCTCCACGCGGCGGTCGTGGCCGCCGCCCACAACCCCGTACTCACCGACCTCTTCGCCGAGTTCGCGCCCGCCCTGCGCCAGGGCCTCATCGACCTGCTCGACCTCGTCGACGTACGCGCCGCCGAGGCCGGCCACGGCGACGCGGCGCACACCGCGCTCGTGGACGCCGTCGCGTCGGGCGACGAGGACGCCGCGGAACGCGAGGCGCGGGAGGAACTGGCCGTGATGCGGGGCGCACTGGCACGCCAGGACTGA